One genomic segment of Alicycliphilus denitrificans K601 includes these proteins:
- the glnE gene encoding bifunctional [glutamate--ammonia ligase]-adenylyl-L-tyrosine phosphorylase/[glutamate--ammonia-ligase] adenylyltransferase — protein sequence MPMPCTESVADSGPLSHHSRFHQRLGRRYGAELALLAPGVPDHAAMDQACESLLARGHDLGAALRILRQLVMHRLITLDCDQGAVLSDITLPVTALAELALDRACRAARAELDARHGAPLGPQGQPVQLWVVGMGKLGARELNVSSDIDLVYVYEHDGETAGLEGGRGRLSNHEYFARAVKAIYALVGETTEHGFVFRVDLALRPHGNSGPAALSLSALEDYLQVHGREWERFAWLKSRVVAPLDCLGTPNVQALRGVVLPFVFRRYLDYAVFDALRALHHQIRDHAVQRSAGRPERANDVKLSRGGIREIEFTVQLLQVVRGGQFPELRCRPTLEALERLERAGLMSRETAAQLAAAYTFLRRVEHRIQYLDDQQTHVLPTRDEDLAWIARTMGLSCCDFLRELDAHRELVAQEFDTLLGGAQHKRCGNGGCGKPRTAEAPAPELEALLEQLPSALRERVAEWRTHPRVQGLRDEARARLLRIVQRTARWLAEGRVNEVAAVRLVGWLEPLLRRESYLALLLERPLVHERLLHLLGAAKWPARYMLQHPGVIDELASEALLSERFVAADFEHELGLRLAALQSTGEDDDENLLDLLRRAHHAEIFRTLARDVEGRITVEQVADDLSALADSVLRVTAQWCWGRLRNRHRTDDGQPQFAIIGYGKLGGKELGYGSDLDIVFVFDDDDERAPEVYAAFVRKLINWLTVKTGEGDLFEIDTALRPNGNSGLLVTSFKAYADYQQQRGSNTAWTWEHQAMTRARFVLGSEHLRARFDAVREAVITAPRDRAALRTEIIAMRERMRAAHPVPAGLFDVKHSEGGMVDAEFAVQYLVLSQSADHPALQGNLGNIALLQHAEGAGLLPAGVGRAAADAYRTLRQVQHRARLNEEPTRVPPETLAAERDAILALWRAVFGHS from the coding sequence ATGCCCATGCCTTGCACCGAATCCGTAGCCGACAGCGGCCCGCTCTCGCACCATTCGCGCTTCCACCAGCGCCTCGGGCGCCGCTATGGCGCCGAGCTGGCGCTGCTGGCGCCCGGCGTGCCCGACCACGCCGCCATGGACCAGGCCTGCGAGTCCCTGCTGGCGCGCGGCCACGACCTGGGCGCGGCGCTGCGCATCCTGCGCCAGCTGGTGATGCACCGGCTCATCACGCTGGACTGCGACCAGGGCGCGGTGCTTTCCGACATCACCCTGCCCGTGACCGCGCTGGCCGAGCTGGCGCTGGACCGCGCCTGCCGCGCGGCCCGCGCCGAGCTGGACGCGCGCCACGGCGCGCCGCTCGGGCCCCAGGGCCAGCCGGTGCAGCTGTGGGTCGTAGGCATGGGCAAGCTGGGCGCGCGCGAGCTCAACGTATCGAGCGACATCGACCTGGTCTACGTCTACGAGCACGACGGCGAGACCGCCGGCCTGGAGGGCGGGCGCGGCAGGCTGTCCAACCACGAATACTTCGCGCGCGCCGTCAAGGCCATCTACGCCCTGGTGGGCGAGACCACCGAGCACGGCTTCGTGTTCCGCGTGGACCTGGCGCTGCGGCCCCACGGCAACTCGGGGCCGGCGGCGCTGTCGCTCTCGGCGCTGGAGGACTACCTGCAGGTGCATGGCCGCGAGTGGGAGCGCTTCGCCTGGCTCAAGAGCCGGGTGGTGGCGCCGCTGGACTGCCTGGGCACGCCCAACGTGCAGGCGCTGCGCGGCGTGGTGCTGCCCTTCGTGTTCCGCCGCTACCTGGACTACGCTGTGTTCGACGCGCTGCGCGCGCTGCACCACCAGATCCGCGACCACGCCGTGCAGCGCAGCGCCGGCCGCCCCGAGCGCGCCAACGACGTGAAGCTCTCGCGCGGCGGCATCCGCGAGATCGAATTCACCGTGCAGCTGCTGCAGGTGGTGCGCGGCGGCCAGTTCCCCGAGCTGCGCTGCCGCCCCACGCTGGAGGCGCTCGAACGCCTGGAGCGCGCCGGCCTCATGTCGCGGGAGACGGCCGCGCAGCTCGCCGCCGCCTACACCTTCCTGCGCCGCGTGGAGCACCGCATCCAGTACCTGGACGACCAGCAGACCCACGTGCTGCCCACGCGCGACGAAGACCTGGCCTGGATCGCCCGCACCATGGGCCTTTCGTGCTGCGATTTCCTGCGCGAGCTCGATGCCCACCGCGAACTCGTGGCGCAGGAGTTCGACACCCTGCTCGGCGGCGCGCAGCACAAGCGCTGCGGCAACGGCGGCTGCGGCAAGCCGCGCACCGCCGAGGCGCCCGCGCCCGAGCTGGAGGCGCTGCTGGAGCAGCTGCCGTCCGCACTGCGCGAGCGCGTGGCCGAATGGCGCACGCACCCGCGCGTGCAGGGCCTGCGCGACGAGGCGCGCGCGCGGCTGCTGCGCATCGTGCAGCGCACGGCCCGCTGGCTGGCCGAGGGCCGGGTCAACGAGGTCGCCGCCGTGCGCCTGGTGGGCTGGCTCGAACCCCTGCTGCGCCGCGAAAGCTACCTGGCGCTGCTGCTGGAGCGCCCGCTGGTGCACGAGCGCCTGCTGCACCTGCTGGGCGCGGCCAAGTGGCCGGCGCGCTACATGCTGCAGCACCCGGGCGTGATCGACGAGCTCGCGAGCGAGGCCCTGCTGTCCGAACGCTTCGTGGCGGCGGACTTCGAGCATGAACTGGGCCTGCGCCTGGCCGCGCTGCAGTCCACGGGCGAGGACGACGACGAGAACCTGCTCGACCTGCTGCGCCGCGCCCACCACGCCGAGATCTTCCGCACGCTGGCGCGCGACGTGGAGGGGCGCATCACCGTGGAGCAGGTGGCGGACGACCTCTCGGCGCTGGCCGACAGCGTGCTGCGCGTCACGGCCCAATGGTGCTGGGGCCGGCTCAGGAACCGCCACCGCACGGATGACGGCCAGCCGCAGTTCGCCATCATTGGCTACGGCAAGCTCGGCGGCAAGGAGCTGGGCTACGGCAGCGACCTGGACATCGTCTTCGTCTTCGACGACGACGACGAGCGCGCCCCCGAGGTCTACGCCGCCTTCGTGCGCAAGCTCATCAACTGGCTCACCGTGAAGACCGGCGAGGGCGACCTGTTCGAGATCGACACCGCCCTGCGCCCCAACGGCAACTCGGGCCTGCTGGTCACGAGCTTCAAGGCCTACGCCGACTACCAGCAGCAGCGCGGCAGCAACACCGCCTGGACCTGGGAGCACCAGGCCATGACGCGCGCGCGCTTCGTGCTCGGCAGCGAGCACCTGCGCGCGCGCTTCGATGCCGTGCGCGAGGCCGTCATCACCGCCCCGCGCGACCGGGCCGCGCTGCGCACCGAGATCATCGCCATGCGCGAGCGCATGCGCGCCGCCCACCCGGTGCCTGCCGGCCTGTTCGACGTCAAGCACAGCGAGGGCGGCATGGTCGATGCCGAATTCGCCGTGCAGTACCTGGTGCTGTCGCAGTCGGCGGACCACCCCGCGCTGCAGGGCAACCTGGGCAACATCGCGCTGCTGCAGCACGCCGAGGGCGCCGGCCTGCTGCCGGCCGGCGTGGGCCGCGCCGCCGCCGACGCCTACCGCACGCTGCGCCAGGTGCAGCACCGCGCGCGCCTGAACGAAGAGCCCACGCGCGTGCCGCCCGAGACCCTGGCCGCCGAGCGCGACGCCATCCTGGCGCTGTGGCGCGCGGTGTTCGGCCACTCCTGA
- a CDS encoding efflux RND transporter periplasmic adaptor subunit, producing MQSLKPFTPLIAAAVLAAGGTLLARAAQEAPALAPRPALTVAVTQPERTPMHKRLAANGNVAAWQEASIGAEVSGLRLAEVRVNVGDVVRAGQVLAVFADDTVRADAAQARAGLLEARAAAAEAQANADRAAALSATGAMSQQQIQQYATAAQTAQARVAAAQAALDAQELRLKHTRVLAPDAGVISARTATVGAVMGAGTELFRMVRRARLEWRAEVTSADLPRLRAGGKALVTAASGAQVEGRVRMLAPTVDPQTRNALVYVDLPAHSDIRAGMFARGEFLLGAHEALSVPLSAVVVRDGFSYVFEVDAQGRVAMRRVQTGQRSGGRVEITEGLSLEARIVQQGGAFLNDGDLVRTAAGGSEQKQAPGQSRQAPPATK from the coding sequence ATGCAGTCCCTGAAACCGTTCACCCCCCTGATCGCCGCGGCCGTGCTGGCCGCCGGCGGCACGCTGCTGGCCAGGGCCGCCCAGGAGGCGCCCGCCCTGGCCCCGCGCCCGGCGCTGACCGTGGCGGTGACGCAGCCCGAGCGCACCCCCATGCACAAGCGCCTGGCGGCCAACGGCAACGTGGCCGCGTGGCAGGAGGCGAGCATCGGCGCCGAGGTCTCGGGCCTGCGCCTGGCCGAGGTGCGCGTGAACGTGGGCGACGTGGTGCGCGCCGGGCAGGTGCTGGCCGTGTTCGCCGACGACACGGTGCGCGCCGACGCGGCCCAGGCCCGCGCGGGCCTGCTGGAGGCACGCGCCGCCGCCGCCGAGGCGCAGGCCAATGCCGACCGCGCGGCGGCCCTCTCCGCCACGGGCGCCATGAGCCAGCAGCAGATCCAGCAGTACGCCACGGCCGCGCAGACGGCGCAGGCGCGCGTGGCGGCGGCGCAGGCGGCGCTCGACGCGCAGGAGCTGCGCCTGAAGCACACACGCGTACTCGCGCCAGACGCCGGCGTGATCTCCGCGCGCACGGCCACCGTGGGCGCGGTGATGGGCGCGGGCACGGAGCTGTTCCGCATGGTGCGCCGCGCCCGGCTGGAGTGGCGCGCCGAGGTCACCTCCGCCGACCTGCCGCGCCTGCGCGCGGGCGGCAAGGCACTGGTCACGGCCGCCAGCGGCGCGCAGGTGGAGGGCCGGGTGCGCATGCTCGCGCCCACCGTCGATCCGCAGACGCGCAACGCGCTGGTCTACGTGGATCTGCCCGCGCACTCCGACATCCGCGCGGGCATGTTCGCGCGCGGCGAGTTCCTGCTGGGCGCGCACGAAGCGCTCTCGGTGCCGCTGTCGGCCGTGGTGGTGCGCGACGGGTTCAGCTACGTGTTCGAGGTGGACGCCCAGGGCCGCGTGGCCATGCGCCGCGTGCAGACCGGCCAGCGCAGCGGGGGCCGCGTGGAGATCACCGAGGGCCTGTCGCTTGAGGCGCGCATCGTGCAGCAGGGCGGCGCCTTCCTGAACGACGGCGACCTGGTGCGCACGGCAGCTGGTGGTTCTGAGCAAAAACAGGCTCCAGGACAGTCCCGTCAAGCGCCACCAGCTACCAAATAA
- a CDS encoding efflux RND transporter permease subunit: MNFSAWSIRNPVPAAMLFVLLTLAGLLSFSAMKVQNFPDMDLPVVMVTAALPGAAPGQLESDVARKIENAIATTQRLKHITTTLVDGTATIAAEYQLEKPVQEAVDDVRSAVSRVRADLPADLRDPVVTKLELSSQPILAFAIASSKLDEQELSWFVDDQLTRRLLAVPGVGAVSRVGGATREVRVALDPLRLQALGVTAAEVSRQLRQVQLESAGGRAELGGAEQPLRTLATMQTAGQIAALEIPVSGGRRIRLDQLAQVSDTVAEPRTAALLGGQPVIGFEVSRARGASEVEVGAGVQRALDALQAEHPHLQLTRTVDFVEIAQDEYDSSMHLLYEGAILAVVVVWLFLRDWRATIVSAVALPLSVIPAFIGMYLLGFSINIITLLALSLVVGILVDDAIVEVENIVRHLRMGKTPYQAAMEAADEIGLAVIATTFTLIAVFLPTAFMSGIAGRFFKQFGWTAALAVFASLVVARMLTPMMAAYLLKPLATQEREPRWLAAYMRASGWCLRHRVLTLAGALLFFAGSLALIPLLPSGFIPADDNAQTQVTLELPPGTKLAETHALAQRAGALAMNVGHVQRIYTTIGGGSAGTDPFAGAGTGDPRKATLTLTMDPRRERPRKQEIEQRLRDAMAQLPGVRVKVGLGGSNDKYILALASEDPQALATAARAVERDLRTIAGIGGVSSTASLVRPEIAVHPDFARAADLGVTSQAIAETLRVATVGDYEQYLPKLNLAQRQVPIVVRLQDAAREDLSVLERLAVPGSRGPVRLGEVARLEVAGGPAVINRYDRSRNVNFEIELGSRGLGEVTEAVRQLPAVQGLPASVRLIDVGDAEMMGELFASFGLAMLTGVVCIYIVLVLLFKDLLQPVTILAALPLSLGGAFVALLLAGKSFSMPSLIGLIMLMGIATKNSILLVEYAIVARRQGMDRIHALLDACHKRARPIIMTTLAMGAGMMPIALALGGADMSFRSPMAVAVIGGLITSTVLSLLVVPSVFTYVDDFEQWLRRLRHQNATR, translated from the coding sequence GTGAACTTCTCCGCCTGGTCGATCAGGAACCCCGTGCCGGCGGCCATGCTGTTCGTGCTGCTCACGCTGGCCGGGCTGCTGTCCTTCAGCGCCATGAAGGTGCAGAACTTCCCCGACATGGACCTGCCCGTGGTCATGGTCACGGCCGCGCTGCCGGGCGCGGCGCCGGGGCAGCTCGAATCGGACGTGGCGCGCAAGATCGAGAACGCCATCGCCACCACGCAGCGGCTCAAGCACATCACCACCACGCTGGTGGACGGCACGGCCACCATCGCCGCCGAATACCAGCTCGAAAAACCCGTGCAGGAGGCGGTGGACGACGTGCGCTCAGCCGTCTCGCGCGTACGCGCCGACCTGCCGGCGGACCTGCGCGACCCCGTGGTCACCAAGCTGGAGCTCTCCAGCCAGCCCATCCTGGCGTTCGCCATCGCGTCGAGCAAGCTCGACGAGCAGGAGTTGTCCTGGTTCGTGGACGACCAGCTCACGCGCCGCCTGCTGGCCGTGCCCGGCGTGGGCGCGGTCAGCCGCGTGGGCGGGGCCACGCGCGAGGTGCGCGTGGCGCTCGACCCGCTCAGGCTCCAGGCCCTGGGCGTGACGGCGGCCGAGGTCTCGCGCCAGCTGCGCCAGGTGCAGCTGGAGAGCGCGGGCGGGCGCGCCGAGCTGGGCGGCGCCGAGCAGCCCCTGCGCACGCTGGCCACGATGCAGACGGCCGGGCAGATCGCGGCGCTGGAGATTCCGGTCTCGGGCGGGCGCCGCATCCGCCTGGACCAGCTGGCCCAGGTGAGCGACACCGTGGCCGAGCCGCGCACGGCGGCGCTGCTGGGCGGGCAGCCGGTGATCGGTTTCGAGGTCTCGCGCGCCCGCGGCGCGAGCGAGGTGGAAGTGGGCGCGGGCGTGCAGCGCGCGCTCGACGCGCTGCAGGCCGAGCACCCGCACCTGCAGCTCACGCGCACGGTGGACTTCGTGGAGATCGCGCAGGACGAGTACGACAGCTCCATGCACCTGCTGTACGAGGGCGCCATTCTCGCCGTGGTGGTGGTGTGGCTGTTCCTGCGCGACTGGCGCGCCACGATCGTCTCGGCCGTGGCGCTGCCGCTGTCGGTGATACCGGCCTTCATCGGCATGTACCTGCTAGGCTTCTCGATCAACATCATCACGCTGCTGGCGCTGTCGCTGGTCGTCGGCATCCTGGTGGACGATGCCATCGTCGAGGTCGAGAACATCGTGCGCCACCTGCGCATGGGCAAGACGCCCTACCAGGCGGCCATGGAGGCGGCCGACGAGATCGGCCTGGCCGTGATCGCCACCACGTTCACGCTGATCGCGGTGTTCCTGCCCACGGCGTTCATGAGCGGCATCGCGGGGCGCTTCTTCAAGCAGTTCGGCTGGACGGCGGCGCTCGCGGTGTTCGCCTCACTCGTCGTGGCGCGCATGCTCACGCCCATGATGGCGGCCTACCTGCTCAAGCCCCTGGCGACGCAGGAGCGCGAGCCGCGCTGGCTCGCTGCCTACATGCGCGCCAGCGGCTGGTGCCTGCGCCACCGGGTGCTGACCCTGGCGGGCGCGCTGCTGTTCTTCGCGGGCTCGCTGGCGCTGATTCCGCTGCTGCCCTCGGGCTTCATACCGGCCGACGACAACGCCCAGACCCAGGTCACGCTGGAGCTGCCACCCGGCACCAAGCTGGCCGAAACGCACGCGCTGGCCCAGCGCGCCGGCGCGCTGGCCATGAACGTGGGCCACGTGCAGCGCATCTACACCACCATAGGCGGCGGCTCGGCCGGCACCGACCCGTTCGCCGGGGCCGGCACGGGCGACCCGCGCAAGGCCACGCTCACGCTGACCATGGACCCGCGCCGCGAGCGCCCGCGCAAGCAGGAGATAGAGCAGCGCCTGCGCGACGCCATGGCGCAGCTGCCCGGCGTGCGCGTGAAGGTGGGCCTGGGCGGCTCCAACGACAAATACATCCTGGCCCTGGCCAGCGAGGATCCGCAGGCGCTGGCGACGGCCGCGCGCGCCGTGGAGCGCGACCTGCGCACCATCGCCGGCATCGGCGGCGTCAGCTCCACGGCCAGCCTGGTGCGCCCCGAGATCGCCGTGCACCCTGACTTCGCGCGCGCCGCCGACCTGGGCGTGACCTCGCAGGCCATCGCCGAGACGCTGCGCGTGGCCACCGTGGGCGACTACGAGCAGTACCTGCCCAAGCTCAACCTGGCGCAGCGCCAGGTGCCCATCGTCGTGCGCCTGCAGGACGCGGCGCGCGAAGACCTGTCGGTACTGGAGCGCCTCGCGGTGCCGGGCAGCCGCGGCCCGGTGCGGCTGGGCGAGGTGGCGCGGCTGGAGGTGGCCGGCGGCCCGGCCGTGATCAACCGCTACGACCGCTCGCGCAACGTCAACTTCGAGATCGAGCTGGGCAGCCGGGGCCTGGGCGAGGTGACCGAGGCCGTGCGCCAGTTGCCCGCCGTGCAGGGCCTGCCCGCCAGCGTGCGCCTGATCGACGTGGGCGACGCCGAGATGATGGGCGAGCTGTTCGCGAGCTTCGGCCTCGCCATGCTCACGGGCGTGGTCTGCATCTACATCGTGCTCGTACTGCTGTTCAAGGACCTGCTGCAGCCCGTCACCATCCTGGCCGCGCTGCCGCTGTCACTGGGCGGGGCCTTCGTGGCGCTGCTCCTGGCGGGCAAGAGCTTTTCCATGCCGTCCCTCATCGGGCTCATCATGCTCATGGGCATCGCCACCAAGAACTCCATCCTGCTCGTGGAATACGCCATCGTCGCGCGCCGCCAGGGCATGGACCGCATCCACGCGCTGCTGGACGCCTGCCACAAGCGCGCGCGCCCCATCATCATGACCACGCTGGCCATGGGCGCGGGCATGATGCCCATCGCGCTGGCGTTGGGCGGCGCGGACATGAGCTTCCGCTCCCCCATGGCCGTGGCCGTGATCGGCGGGCTCATCACCTCCACCGTGCTCAGCCTGCTCGTGGTGCCCTCGGTCTTCACCTACGTGGACGACTTCGAGCAATGGCTGCGCCGCCTGAGGCACCAGAACGCAACAAGGTGA
- a CDS encoding glutathione S-transferase N-terminal domain-containing protein, with protein MKLIGSMASPYVRKVRVVMAEKKLDYRFQEDNVWSDDTAINASNPLGKVPCLVMEGGEAMFDSRVIVEYLDTLSPVGKLIPASGRERAEVKTWEALADGVLDAGVLARLEATWAGRQDGERCQAWIDRQLGKVRTGLSAMSQGLGEKAYCSGIHLSLSDIAVGCALGWLEFRFPQIAWRADHPNLGRLMDKLMQRQSFIDTQPR; from the coding sequence ATGAAGCTGATCGGATCTATGGCGAGCCCCTATGTGCGCAAGGTGCGCGTGGTGATGGCCGAGAAAAAGCTCGACTACCGCTTCCAGGAGGACAACGTGTGGTCCGATGACACGGCCATCAACGCCTCCAACCCGCTGGGCAAGGTGCCCTGCCTGGTCATGGAGGGGGGCGAGGCCATGTTCGACTCGCGCGTCATCGTGGAATACCTGGACACCCTGTCCCCCGTGGGCAAGCTCATCCCCGCCTCGGGCCGCGAGCGCGCCGAGGTCAAGACCTGGGAGGCGCTGGCCGATGGCGTGCTGGACGCCGGCGTGCTGGCGCGGCTGGAGGCCACCTGGGCCGGCCGCCAGGACGGCGAGCGTTGCCAGGCCTGGATAGACCGCCAGTTGGGCAAGGTGCGCACGGGCCTCTCGGCCATGAGCCAGGGCCTGGGCGAGAAGGCCTATTGCAGCGGCATCCACCTGAGCCTGTCGGACATCGCCGTGGGCTGCGCTCTGGGCTGGCTGGAGTTCCGCTTCCCGCAGATCGCCTGGCGCGCCGACCACCCCAACCTGGGCCGGCTGATGGACAAGCTGATGCAGCGCCAGAGCTTCATCGACACCCAGCCGCGCTGA
- the purB gene encoding adenylosuccinate lyase has protein sequence MSLSTITALSPLDGRYAAKLSALRPIMSEYGYMHRRVQVEVAWFIALSDAGFDEFKPLSTGARAYLLGLVKNFSEADCAAIKDIEKTTNHDVKAVEYWIKSKFEARPELEKAAEFVHFACTSEDINNTSHALQIRAGRDQVILPGLDRIVLKLREMARAFADVPMLSRTHGQTASPTTVGKELANVVVRLQGAVERIAAVKILAKMNGAVGNYNAHLAAWPDFDWEAFSKKVVETHEPMGLGLTFQPYSIQIEPHDYMAELFDAISRSNTILVDLSRDIWGYVSLGYFKQKLKAGEIGSSTMPHKVNPIDFENAEGNLGLANALLRHLAEKLPVSRWQRDLTDSTVLRNIGVALGYTALAHSSLMTGLGKLELNEQTLAADLDASWEVLAEPIQTVMRRYGVAGAYEKLKEVTRGQAVTPEALHGLIQGLAIPQADKDRLLAMTPASYTGKAAELARRV, from the coding sequence ATGAGCCTGTCCACCATCACCGCCCTATCCCCCCTCGACGGCCGCTACGCCGCCAAACTCTCCGCCCTGCGCCCCATCATGAGCGAATACGGCTACATGCACCGGCGCGTGCAGGTGGAGGTGGCCTGGTTCATCGCGCTGTCGGACGCGGGTTTCGACGAATTCAAGCCCCTGTCCACCGGCGCGCGCGCCTACCTGCTGGGCCTGGTGAAGAACTTCAGCGAGGCCGACTGTGCGGCCATCAAGGACATCGAGAAGACCACCAACCACGACGTGAAGGCCGTGGAGTACTGGATCAAGTCCAAGTTCGAGGCCCGCCCCGAACTGGAGAAGGCCGCCGAGTTCGTGCACTTCGCTTGCACCAGCGAGGACATCAACAACACCAGCCACGCGCTGCAGATCCGCGCGGGCCGCGACCAGGTCATCCTGCCGGGCCTGGACCGCATCGTGCTGAAGCTGCGCGAGATGGCCCGCGCCTTCGCGGATGTGCCCATGCTCAGCCGCACCCACGGCCAGACCGCCAGCCCCACCACGGTGGGCAAGGAGCTGGCCAACGTGGTCGTGCGCCTGCAGGGCGCCGTGGAGCGCATCGCGGCCGTGAAGATCCTGGCCAAGATGAACGGCGCCGTGGGCAACTACAACGCCCACCTGGCTGCCTGGCCCGACTTCGACTGGGAGGCGTTCAGCAAGAAGGTCGTCGAGACGCACGAGCCGATGGGCCTGGGCCTCACGTTCCAGCCCTACAGTATCCAGATCGAGCCGCACGACTATATGGCCGAGCTGTTCGACGCCATCTCGCGCTCCAACACCATCCTGGTGGACCTGTCGCGCGACATCTGGGGCTACGTGAGCCTGGGCTACTTCAAGCAGAAGCTCAAGGCGGGCGAAATCGGCTCCTCCACCATGCCGCACAAGGTCAACCCCATCGACTTCGAGAACGCCGAGGGCAACCTGGGCCTGGCCAACGCGCTCCTGCGGCACCTGGCGGAAAAGCTCCCCGTCTCCCGCTGGCAGCGCGACCTGACCGATTCCACCGTGCTGCGCAACATCGGCGTGGCCCTGGGCTACACGGCGCTGGCCCACAGCTCGCTGATGACGGGTCTGGGCAAGCTCGAACTCAACGAGCAGACCCTGGCCGCCGACCTGGATGCGAGCTGGGAAGTGCTGGCCGAGCCCATACAGACCGTCATGCGCCGCTACGGCGTGGCGGGCGCGTACGAAAAGCTCAAGGAGGTCACGCGCGGCCAGGCCGTCACGCCCGAGGCGCTGCACGGCCTGATCCAGGGCCTCGCCATTCCCCAGGCCGACAAGGACCGCCTGCTGGCCATGACGCCCGCGAGCTACACCGGCAAGGCCGCCGAGCTCGCGCGCAGGGTCTGA
- a CDS encoding YaeQ family protein has protein sequence MALKSTIFKANLAIADIDHGYYADHALTLARHPSETDERMMVRLAALALQAHELQDICRGDGTLAFGAGLSDPDDPDVSLTDFTGRKRLWIEVGQPEDKPLSKAASRADAVVVYAFHHAAEVWWKGIESKLSRLDKLQVWRLPADAVQQLAQLAERSMQLQATIQEGALTLSSQRGSVHVEPLRWK, from the coding sequence ATGGCGCTCAAATCGACCATCTTCAAGGCGAACCTCGCGATCGCCGACATCGACCACGGCTACTACGCCGACCACGCGCTGACCCTGGCGCGCCACCCGAGCGAGACCGACGAACGCATGATGGTGCGCCTGGCCGCGCTGGCGCTGCAGGCGCACGAGCTGCAGGACATCTGCCGCGGCGACGGCACGCTCGCCTTCGGCGCGGGCCTGTCGGACCCCGACGACCCCGACGTGTCGCTGACCGACTTCACGGGCCGCAAGCGCCTGTGGATCGAGGTCGGCCAGCCCGAGGACAAGCCCCTCTCCAAGGCCGCGAGCCGCGCCGACGCGGTGGTGGTCTACGCGTTCCACCACGCGGCCGAGGTGTGGTGGAAGGGCATCGAATCCAAACTGTCGCGCCTGGACAAACTGCAGGTCTGGCGCCTGCCGGCCGACGCGGTGCAGCAGCTCGCCCAGCTGGCCGAACGCAGCATGCAGCTGCAGGCCACGATCCAGGAAGGCGCGCTGACCCTCAGCAGCCAGCGCGGCAGCGTGCACGTGGAGCCGCTGCGCTGGAAATAA
- a CDS encoding putative signal transducing protein produces the protein MLRLTQAPDIAMAMLWRDLLCEAGMPASVQRQHLGAAAGQLPPGECLPEIWLAHEEHAERARALLREFERLPQRQWLCRACGECIEGGFEQCWNCGACMPR, from the coding sequence ATGCTGCGTCTGACCCAGGCCCCCGACATCGCCATGGCCATGCTGTGGCGCGACCTGCTGTGCGAGGCCGGCATGCCCGCCAGCGTGCAGCGCCAGCACCTGGGCGCGGCTGCGGGCCAGCTGCCGCCCGGCGAATGCCTGCCCGAGATCTGGCTGGCGCACGAGGAACATGCCGAGCGGGCCCGCGCCCTGCTGCGCGAGTTCGAACGGCTGCCCCAGCGCCAGTGGCTTTGCCGCGCCTGCGGAGAGTGCATAGAGGGCGGCTTCGAGCAGTGCTGGAACTGCGGCGCATGCATGCCGCGCTGA
- a CDS encoding DUF3717 domain-containing protein — protein sequence MPSAIHITDIEAAINHWRARAPSPDGVALAPELVALAEVYGRMVFMRADEVGEEQLAPLARAAWLVWYETTPDTPCIAICSTSQGDAWCKGCGRSFAEVQHWLEMSPADKRAVWRRITREGKALRFTRYAERAL from the coding sequence ATGCCGTCCGCCATCCACATCACCGACATCGAGGCAGCCATCAACCACTGGCGCGCCCGCGCGCCCTCGCCCGACGGCGTGGCGCTGGCGCCCGAGCTCGTGGCCCTGGCCGAGGTCTACGGGCGCATGGTGTTCATGCGCGCCGACGAGGTGGGCGAGGAGCAGCTCGCGCCCCTGGCGCGGGCCGCCTGGCTGGTCTGGTACGAGACCACGCCCGACACGCCGTGCATCGCCATCTGCTCCACGAGCCAGGGCGACGCCTGGTGCAAGGGCTGCGGGCGCAGCTTTGCCGAGGTGCAGCATTGGCTGGAGATGAGCCCCGCGGACAAGCGTGCCGTGTGGCGCCGCATCACGCGCGAAGGCAAGGCACTGCGCTTCACGCGCTATGCCGAGCGCGCGCTCTGA